In Flavivirga abyssicola, the following are encoded in one genomic region:
- a CDS encoding toll/interleukin-1 receptor domain-containing protein, which translates to MNENNRKRVFVSYSWDNQEHQEWVLNLSKELMKKFGVDIILDQFELSAGKDLTYFMESSIEKADKVLVILTPNYKLKAENRSKGVGYETSMISQEIFQSPISTVKFIPILREGSLATSTPKFLKSKIYHEMVDDSKYINKLYELSQIIYDKPLIEKPELGEIPDFKDKKIDPIIDIAIAVSNEEKLNNEIDSIMESFQGASLFKDEIEKLKLMLNEKIKLYRTSTALPFNHQLNNRDSYVISVLKYSVSFYWNLPFSNTVMDSELVVRYWNGVIHLERGHYFPGREPKVVKETIYSLDMDYSKNLLWHNQKQKMTTSEIVQQAFLYLIENVQKEKSKKFRS; encoded by the coding sequence ATGAATGAAAATAACAGGAAAAGAGTATTTGTCTCATACTCATGGGATAATCAAGAACATCAAGAATGGGTTTTAAATTTATCGAAAGAGTTAATGAAAAAATTTGGTGTAGATATAATACTAGATCAATTTGAATTAAGTGCTGGGAAAGATTTGACTTATTTTATGGAAAGTTCAATTGAAAAAGCAGATAAAGTTTTAGTAATACTAACACCAAACTACAAGTTAAAAGCTGAAAACAGAAGTAAGGGAGTTGGATATGAAACTTCAATGATCTCTCAAGAAATTTTTCAATCACCAATATCCACGGTTAAATTTATACCAATCCTTAGAGAAGGTAGTTTAGCTACCTCGACTCCTAAATTTCTAAAATCAAAAATTTATCATGAAATGGTTGATGACAGTAAGTACATAAATAAACTTTATGAATTGTCTCAAATAATTTATGACAAACCATTAATAGAGAAGCCAGAACTTGGAGAAATACCTGATTTTAAAGACAAAAAAATTGATCCAATAATTGACATTGCAATTGCTGTATCAAATGAAGAAAAATTAAATAATGAGATTGATTCAATTATGGAATCATTCCAAGGTGCTTCTCTTTTTAAAGATGAGATTGAAAAATTAAAATTAATGTTGAATGAGAAAATAAAACTATACAGAACAAGTACAGCATTACCTTTCAATCATCAATTAAATAATAGAGACTCCTATGTTATTAGTGTTTTAAAATATTCAGTCAGTTTTTATTGGAATTTGCCCTTTTCAAATACAGTTATGGATTCAGAATTAGTAGTTAGATACTGGAATGGTGTTATACATCTTGAAAGAGGTCATTATTTTCCTGGACGTGAACCAAAAGTCGTAAAAGAAACTATCTATTCATTAGATATGGATTACAGCAAAAACTTATTATGGCATAATCAAAAACAAAAAATGACTACCTCTGAGATAGTACAACAAGCATTTCTTTATCTGATTGAGAATGTACAAAAAGAGAAAAGTAAGAAATTTAGGAGTTAA
- the glyA gene encoding serine hydroxymethyltransferase codes for MQRDEQIFELIQAEKERQLHGIELIASENFVSDQVMEAAGSVLTNKYAEGYPGKRYYGGCEVVDEVEQIAIDRAKALFGAAYVNVQPHSGSQANTAVYHACLKPGDKILGFDLSHGGHLTHGSPVNFSGKLYNPVFYGVEQETGILNYDKIQEVATKEQPKLIIAGASAYSRDIDFKRFRTIADSVGAILMADISHPAGLIAKGILNDPLPHCHIVTTTTHKTLRGPRGGIIMMGQDFDNPFGITLKNGNLRKMSSLLDSAVFPGNQGGPLEHVIAAKAIAFGEALTDDFLNYQLQVKSNAAAMADALVAKGYNIISGGTDNHCMLIDLRNKNLSGKDAEQALVKADITVNKNMVPFDDKSPFVTSGIRLGVSAVTTRGLKEADMLAIVELIDEVITNFEDESVLEAIKDKVNTMMKDKPLFV; via the coding sequence ATGCAACGCGACGAACAAATTTTTGAACTTATTCAAGCAGAAAAAGAACGCCAATTACACGGTATTGAGCTTATTGCGTCAGAGAACTTTGTAAGCGACCAGGTCATGGAAGCTGCGGGCTCTGTATTAACTAATAAATATGCTGAAGGGTACCCTGGGAAAAGGTATTATGGCGGTTGTGAAGTTGTTGATGAAGTTGAACAGATTGCTATTGATAGAGCGAAGGCATTATTTGGGGCTGCATATGTAAACGTGCAACCACATTCTGGAAGTCAGGCTAATACAGCAGTGTATCATGCATGTTTAAAACCTGGTGATAAAATTTTAGGTTTCGATTTATCACACGGAGGACATTTAACTCATGGATCTCCAGTAAATTTTTCTGGTAAACTTTATAATCCTGTATTTTATGGTGTAGAGCAGGAGACAGGTATATTAAATTATGATAAAATTCAGGAGGTAGCTACTAAAGAGCAGCCAAAATTAATTATTGCTGGTGCATCTGCATACTCTCGCGATATTGATTTTAAACGTTTTAGAACTATAGCTGATAGTGTTGGCGCTATTTTAATGGCAGATATATCACATCCTGCAGGATTGATAGCTAAGGGGATTTTAAATGATCCGTTACCACATTGTCATATTGTTACAACCACCACCCATAAGACTTTAAGAGGTCCTAGAGGAGGTATTATAATGATGGGGCAAGATTTTGATAATCCATTTGGAATTACTTTAAAAAATGGAAACTTACGTAAAATGTCATCATTATTGGATTCTGCTGTTTTTCCTGGAAATCAAGGCGGTCCTTTAGAACATGTTATTGCTGCCAAAGCTATTGCTTTTGGAGAAGCGTTAACGGATGATTTTTTAAACTACCAATTGCAAGTAAAAAGTAATGCTGCAGCTATGGCTGATGCTTTGGTTGCTAAAGGCTATAATATTATTTCTGGTGGAACCGATAATCACTGTATGTTGATTGATTTGCGTAACAAAAACCTTTCTGGTAAAGATGCTGAGCAGGCTCTGGTTAAAGCAGATATTACGGTAAATAAAAATATGGTGCCTTTTGATGATAAGTCACCGTTTGTTACATCTGGAATTCGTTTAGGTGTTTCAGCTGTTACAACCCGTGGTTTAAAAGAAGCCGACATGTTGGCCATTGTAGAATTAATAGATGAAGTGATCACTAATTTTGAAGATGAATCAGTTTTAGAGGCTATAAAAGATAAAGTTAATACAATGATGAAGGATAAACCTTTGTTTGTTTAA